A stretch of the Macaca mulatta isolate MMU2019108-1 chromosome 16, T2T-MMU8v2.0, whole genome shotgun sequence genome encodes the following:
- the LOC144335970 gene encoding uncharacterized protein LOC144335970, translating into MSSPSHTPNPSPTQSPSQSRSNSIVTPPGQQPHESSAPSPTRGSSSRPPSHPPTPSASQPSSRTSSLNPSPQVQHVPRGAAQSPTPPTSKSPSQSGFKSLSRNPSLTPTVPPKSFYSPAPSSSYIGPIQNIPSYITPYVPRFLKEPPFFQPPTAPLPQNPCFACPSPCPARKPPPPPDSLYLPLLPPPPHHPQFHCPFPTPPGLFMPPSSLSYTPPVEVLVSGKPHVVPTVLPATFYTPFSRYYSQPRSYRSGYRGYSGTLTLPSISPLQYDGSGRSVHFYHGS; encoded by the coding sequence ATGAGCTCCCCTTCCCACACCCCTAATCCGTCCCCTACCCAGTCTCCCTCCCAGTCCCGTTCCAATAGCATTGTCACCCCTCCAGGCCAGCAGCCTCACGAGAGCTCAGCCCCTTCCCCCACTCGGGGCTCTTCCTCCCggcccccctcccaccctcccaccccaagTGCCTCACAGCCCTCTTCCCGGACTTCCTCCCTGAACCCCAGTCCTCAGGTCCAACACGTGCCCCGCGGGGCCGCCcaatcccccaccccacccacctccaAATCTCCCTCCCAGTCTGGTTTCAAATCCCTCTCTCGAAACCCTTCCCTAACCCCCACTGTGCCCCCCAAGTCCTTCTACAGCCCTGCCCCCTCATCTTCCTATATCGGACCAATTCAGAACATCCCATCCTATATCACCCCCTATGTGCCCCGCTTTCTGAAGGAGCCCCCCTTTTTCCAGCCCCCCACAGCACCACTTCCCCAAAACCCATGCTTTGCCTgtccctctccctgccctgcccgGAAGCCCCCACCCCCTCCTGACTCGCTCTACTTACCTCTCCTTCCCCcgcccccccaccacccccagttTCACTGCCCCTTCCCAACTCCCCCCGGTCTGTTCAtgcccccctcctctctctcctacaCCCCACCCGTGGAGGTCCTGGTGAGCGGGAAGCCACATGTGGTCCCCACCGTGCTGCCTGCCACCTTCTACACCCCCTTCTCCCGCTACTACTCCCAGCCCCGCTCCTACCGCTCAGGGTACCGTGGCTACTCTGGCACCCTGACCCTCCCCTCCATCTCCCCCTTGCAATACGACGGCTCTGGGCGCTCTGTCCACTTCTATCATGGGTCCTAG